One segment of Bradyrhizobium sp. WD16 DNA contains the following:
- a CDS encoding tetratricopeptide repeat protein, whose amino-acid sequence MAKRLLLRLPALLVATALAAAWSAPAALAQPVPNPHDEPKKLPAPPKDLPRVSGDKTRNLDFLFGALKAAPDDASARHVEARIWAIWSATQSDTAALLMARAKLAMEVHNLDLALELLDAVVTLRPDYVEGWNRRATVHFLKNDYARSLEDIRQVLAREPRHFGALTGLGMIMQEYGDDKRALEAYRRALDVDPRLEKIPDLVKSLTEKVEGRDI is encoded by the coding sequence ATGGCAAAGCGATTGCTCCTCCGTCTTCCCGCTCTCCTCGTCGCGACCGCGCTGGCCGCGGCTTGGTCCGCGCCGGCGGCACTGGCCCAGCCCGTGCCCAATCCGCACGATGAGCCGAAAAAGCTGCCGGCGCCGCCGAAGGATCTGCCGCGGGTCAGCGGCGACAAGACGCGCAATCTCGATTTCCTGTTCGGCGCGCTCAAGGCCGCTCCCGACGATGCCAGTGCCCGGCACGTCGAGGCCCGGATCTGGGCGATCTGGTCGGCGACGCAGAGCGACACCGCGGCGCTGCTGATGGCAAGGGCCAAGCTCGCGATGGAGGTTCACAACCTCGATCTTGCGCTCGAACTGCTGGATGCCGTGGTGACGTTGCGGCCCGACTATGTCGAGGGCTGGAATCGCCGGGCCACGGTACATTTCCTCAAGAACGACTACGCCCGCTCCCTGGAGGATATCCGCCAGGTGCTGGCGCGCGAGCCCAGGCACTTTGGCGCGCTGACCGGTCTCGGCATGATCATGCAGGAATATGGCGACGACAAACGCGCGCTCGAAGCCTATCGCAGGGCGCTCGACGTCGATCCGCGTCTGGAGAAGATTCCCGATCTCGTGAAGAGTCTGACCGAGAAGGTCGAGGGCCGGGATATCTGA
- the ykgO gene encoding type B 50S ribosomal protein L36 gives MKVRNSLKSLRGRHRANRIVRRKGRVYVINKVQRRFKARQG, from the coding sequence ATGAAGGTCCGTAATTCGCTGAAATCGCTGCGGGGCCGCCATCGCGCCAACCGCATTGTCCGCCGCAAGGGCCGGGTCTACGTCATCAACAAGGTCCAGCGCCGCTTCAAGGCGCGCCAGGGCTGA
- a CDS encoding DUF1036 domain-containing protein has product MLVVVLCGFARPAAADFRLCNNTSSRVGVALGYKDAEGWTTEGWWNVPARNCETLLRGTLVARYYYIYAVDYDRGGEWSGQAFMCSRDKEFTIRGTEDCLARGFDRTGFFEVDTGEQRAWTVQLTESGEQPKPPGLPGLPNPPGPPGAGGAPPIGVAPPGIAPPPPAVPGPK; this is encoded by the coding sequence ATGCTCGTCGTCGTCCTGTGCGGCTTCGCCAGGCCCGCGGCGGCCGATTTCCGTCTCTGCAACAACACCTCAAGCCGCGTCGGCGTTGCGCTCGGCTACAAGGATGCCGAAGGCTGGACCACTGAAGGCTGGTGGAACGTTCCGGCGCGAAATTGCGAGACGCTGCTGCGCGGCACCCTGGTGGCGCGCTATTATTATATCTATGCGGTCGATTATGACCGCGGCGGCGAATGGTCAGGCCAGGCCTTCATGTGCTCGCGCGACAAGGAATTCACCATCCGCGGCACCGAGGATTGCCTGGCGAGGGGCTTCGATCGCACCGGCTTCTTCGAAGTCGATACCGGCGAGCAGCGCGCCTGGACGGTGCAGCTCACCGAATCCGGCGAACAGCCGAAACCGCCCGGACTGCCGGGGCTGCCCAATCCGCCCGGCCCGCCCGGGGCCGGGGGCGCGCCGCCGATCGGTGTGGCTCCTCCCGGGATCGCGCCGCCACCGCCGGCGGTTCCGGGACCGAAGTGA
- a CDS encoding DUF2312 domain-containing protein: MATSAALKTDDEAPATRFAKDQLKSIVERIERLEEEKKAIADDIRDVYAEAKGNGFDVKALRAIIRLRKQDANERQEQESILETYMQALGMM, encoded by the coding sequence ATGGCCACCTCTGCCGCCCTCAAGACCGACGACGAAGCGCCGGCGACGCGCTTCGCCAAGGATCAGCTCAAATCCATCGTTGAGCGCATCGAGCGGCTCGAGGAAGAGAAGAAGGCGATCGCGGACGATATCCGCGACGTCTATGCCGAGGCCAAGGGCAATGGCTTCGACGTCAAGGCGCTGCGCGCCATCATTCGTCTGCGCAAACAGGACGCCAACGAGCGCCAGGAGCAGGAGTCGATCCTCGAGACCTATATGCAGGCGCTCGGGATGATGTGA
- a CDS encoding murein L,D-transpeptidase: MLKTSMGRTAYDRMLTAVAATFLVVSSGAALAQSAPKSAAELAIDAAVPVPEPANVPPPTAADLKPATSADPKAESKTDAGPETKPDTATATPAPAPAASTAITSTPATDKPAATAIAKDGVKDTVKDTVKDGARESAQSNAPTPAPAASTVATADQPVAEKLRDLLTAKSVHFFDRKADRAAVEAFYKGRDYAPLLTDGGVANTRAKAAITRLKEAGRDGLDPADYPTPDFSAAAAPDAQAEAELRLMASVLDYARHAQSGRMHWSRVSADIAYPEHPVDPTEVLNTIATTKNVAAALNAYNPPHKGYLALKAKLAELRAKTEPTAQIADGPALRYVAARKKQAAEVMEDPRVPQLRVRLGLAEVAGDTRYDDKLAAAVRKFQDNNDLKPTGVLDVQTVRALNSPKKDRQIDIVRVNMERWRWLPRDLGAPSLGDAYVILNIPDFTLKVMHNGAPVWSTRVVTGKPGKHATPLLTETMKYITVNPTWNVPPSIIYNEYLPALQQDPDALSRIGLRLERSRDGSIHVWQPPGEGNALGRIRFNFPNKFLVYQHDTPDKYLFTKDERAFSHGCMRVQYPDQYAATLLSIALPNEHYTPEKIRSMYGQSEIDIKFPTPIPVNITYQTAFVDEAGKLEFRKDIYGRDAAMLAILRGSEGKDLETPVAHAQPSYARPKGDIPQGVALNGDGGAPFNFFERLFGGGPSAPPAPIRPQRRIFTR, encoded by the coding sequence ATGCTGAAGACTTCGATGGGCCGGACCGCCTACGACCGCATGCTCACAGCGGTAGCGGCCACATTCCTGGTGGTATCGTCCGGCGCGGCCCTCGCCCAATCCGCACCGAAGAGCGCCGCTGAACTGGCGATCGACGCCGCCGTTCCGGTGCCTGAGCCGGCCAATGTGCCGCCGCCGACCGCCGCAGACCTCAAGCCGGCAACTTCCGCCGATCCCAAGGCCGAGAGCAAGACTGACGCCGGGCCCGAAACCAAACCGGATACCGCCACGGCGACGCCAGCCCCCGCTCCAGCCGCGAGCACTGCGATCACGAGCACGCCCGCCACCGACAAACCGGCCGCGACGGCGATCGCCAAGGATGGTGTCAAAGATACTGTCAAAGATACTGTGAAGGACGGCGCCAGGGAGAGCGCCCAGAGCAACGCGCCGACGCCGGCCCCGGCGGCTTCGACGGTGGCCACGGCCGATCAACCGGTGGCCGAGAAGCTGCGCGACCTGCTCACTGCCAAATCGGTGCATTTCTTCGACCGCAAGGCCGATCGCGCCGCTGTCGAAGCTTTCTACAAGGGCCGCGACTACGCCCCGCTGCTGACCGACGGCGGCGTCGCCAATACCAGGGCCAAGGCGGCGATCACGCGGCTCAAGGAGGCCGGCCGCGACGGGCTCGACCCGGCCGATTATCCGACGCCGGACTTTTCGGCCGCCGCTGCGCCGGACGCCCAGGCCGAGGCCGAATTGCGCCTCATGGCGAGCGTGCTCGACTATGCCCGCCACGCCCAGAGCGGCCGCATGCATTGGTCGCGCGTCAGCGCCGACATCGCCTATCCCGAACATCCGGTCGATCCGACGGAGGTGCTCAACACCATCGCCACGACCAAGAACGTCGCCGCGGCGCTCAACGCCTACAATCCGCCCCACAAGGGTTATCTGGCGCTCAAGGCCAAACTCGCCGAATTGCGCGCCAAGACCGAACCGACAGCCCAGATCGCCGATGGTCCGGCGCTCAGATACGTCGCGGCGCGCAAGAAGCAGGCGGCCGAGGTCATGGAAGATCCGCGGGTGCCGCAGCTCCGCGTCCGGCTCGGCCTGGCCGAGGTCGCCGGTGACACGCGTTACGACGACAAGCTCGCCGCGGCGGTGCGCAAGTTCCAGGACAACAACGATCTCAAGCCCACCGGCGTGCTCGACGTCCAGACGGTACGGGCGCTCAATTCGCCGAAGAAGGACCGGCAGATCGATATCGTCCGCGTCAACATGGAGCGCTGGCGCTGGCTGCCGCGCGACCTCGGCGCACCGTCGCTGGGCGACGCCTATGTCATCCTCAACATCCCGGATTTCACCCTGAAGGTGATGCACAACGGCGCCCCGGTCTGGTCGACGCGGGTGGTCACCGGCAAGCCCGGCAAGCACGCTACCCCGCTGCTGACCGAGACGATGAAATACATCACGGTGAATCCGACCTGGAACGTGCCGCCGTCGATCATCTACAATGAGTATCTGCCGGCGCTGCAGCAGGATCCCGATGCCCTGTCGCGGATCGGACTGCGGCTCGAACGCAGCCGCGACGGCAGCATCCACGTCTGGCAGCCCCCGGGCGAAGGCAATGCGCTCGGCCGCATCCGCTTCAACTTCCCGAACAAGTTCCTCGTCTACCAGCACGACACGCCGGACAAGTACTTGTTCACCAAGGACGAGCGCGCCTTCAGCCACGGCTGCATGCGGGTGCAGTATCCGGATCAATACGCCGCGACGCTGCTCAGCATCGCCTTGCCGAACGAGCACTACACGCCGGAGAAAATCCGCTCGATGTACGGCCAGAGCGAAATCGATATCAAATTCCCGACGCCGATCCCGGTGAATATCACCTACCAGACCGCCTTCGTCGACGAGGCCGGCAAGCTGGAATTCCGCAAGGACATCTACGGCCGCGACGCCGCGATGCTGGCGATCCTGCGCGGCAGCGAGGGCAAGGATCTGGAGACACCGGTGGCGCACGCCCAGCCGAGCTACGCCCGGCCGAAGGGCGACATCCCGCAGGGCGTGGCGCTCAACGGCGACGGCGGCGCGCCCTTCAACTTCTTCGAGCGGCTGTTCGGCGGCGGCCCGAGCGCGCCTCCGGCGCCGATCCGACCACAGCGCCGGATCTTTACCCGCTGA
- the pyk gene encoding pyruvate kinase: protein MRRLRRIKILATLGPASSDSATLRKLFEAGADVFRINMSHTSHDKMRELIATIRHVETSYGRPIGILVDLQGPKLRLGQFKEGSVQLGSGEAFILDSDPTPGDRTRVHLPHPEILTALRPGDALLLDDGKVRLIAEETSPQRAVTRVVIGGKMSDRKGVSLPDTDLPVSAMTPKDRSDLEAAAEAGVDWIALSFVQRPEDVTEAKKLTRGRAALMSKIEKPQAIERLPEIVEVSDALMVARGDLGVELPAERVPGLQKQMTRLARRAGKPVVIATQMLESMIQSPVPTRAEVSDVANAVFEGADAIMLSAESAAGKYPVEAVATMNRIGEEVERDPTYRTVIDAQRPAPETTVGDAIADAARQIAETLDLSSLICWTSSGSTALRLARERPKPPVVAITPNQTTGRKLSLVWGVHCVIAEDAHDQDDMIERAGRIAWRDGFARIGERVIIVAGVPLRIPGTTNMLRVATIDDQSTDAV from the coding sequence ATGAGACGCCTGCGGCGCATCAAGATTCTCGCCACACTCGGCCCGGCGTCGTCGGATAGCGCGACGCTGCGCAAGTTGTTCGAGGCCGGCGCCGACGTCTTCCGCATCAATATGAGCCACACCTCCCACGACAAGATGCGGGAGCTGATCGCGACGATCCGTCATGTGGAGACGAGTTATGGCCGGCCGATCGGCATTCTCGTCGACCTGCAGGGACCGAAGCTGCGGCTCGGCCAGTTCAAGGAAGGCTCCGTGCAGCTCGGCAGCGGAGAGGCCTTCATCCTCGATTCCGATCCGACGCCGGGCGACAGGACGCGCGTGCATCTGCCGCATCCTGAAATCCTCACCGCGCTCCGGCCGGGCGACGCGCTGCTGCTCGACGACGGCAAGGTGCGCCTCATCGCCGAGGAGACCTCGCCGCAGCGCGCCGTCACCCGCGTGGTGATCGGCGGCAAGATGAGCGACCGCAAGGGCGTCAGCCTTCCCGACACCGACCTGCCGGTCTCGGCGATGACGCCGAAGGACCGCAGCGATCTCGAAGCGGCGGCCGAAGCCGGCGTCGACTGGATCGCACTATCCTTCGTCCAGCGCCCGGAAGACGTCACCGAGGCGAAGAAGCTGACCCGCGGCCGCGCCGCCCTGATGTCGAAGATCGAGAAGCCGCAGGCGATCGAGCGGCTGCCGGAGATCGTGGAGGTCTCCGATGCGCTGATGGTGGCGCGCGGCGATCTCGGCGTCGAACTGCCGGCGGAGCGCGTACCCGGACTGCAGAAGCAGATGACCCGCCTCGCCCGCCGCGCCGGCAAGCCGGTGGTGATCGCGACGCAGATGCTGGAATCCATGATCCAGTCGCCGGTACCGACCCGCGCCGAGGTCTCGGATGTCGCCAACGCCGTGTTCGAGGGGGCGGACGCGATCATGCTCTCGGCGGAATCGGCGGCCGGCAAATATCCGGTCGAGGCCGTCGCCACCATGAACCGGATCGGCGAGGAAGTGGAGCGCGATCCGACCTATCGCACCGTGATCGACGCCCAGCGTCCGGCGCCGGAAACGACGGTCGGCGATGCCATCGCCGATGCCGCGCGGCAGATCGCCGAGACGCTCGACCTGTCGTCGCTGATCTGCTGGACCTCTTCCGGCTCGACCGCGCTGCGGCTCGCCCGGGAGCGGCCGAAACCGCCGGTGGTTGCGATCACGCCGAACCAGACCACGGGCCGCAAACTGTCCCTCGTCTGGGGCGTGCATTGCGTGATCGCCGAAGACGCCCACGATCAGGACGACATGATCGAGCGGGCCGGGCGCATCGCCTGGCGCGACGGCTTTGCCAGGATCGGCGAGCGCGTCATCATCGTCGCCGGCGTCCCGCTCCGGATTCCCGGCACCACCAACATGCTGCGCGTCGCCACCATCGACGACCAGAGCACCGACGCGGTGTAA
- a CDS encoding amidohydrolase family protein, with translation MLNPDDVIAIDIHTHAEEPCGAHGDDGYDDFQAAMSEYFKSPHKHPPTVPETAAYYRAKKIAAVIFPVDAERETGFRRYNNYEMAELAAQNSDVLIPFASIDPAKGKVGAREARKLIADYGIKGFKFHPTMQGFYPNDRMAYPLYEAIADAGSIALFHTGQTGVGSGMRGGNGMRLKYSNPMYIDDVAVDFPDMKIILAHPSFPWQEEALSVATHKPNVYIDLSGWSPKYFPPILVRYINSILQDKMLFGSDWPVITPDRWMADFAKLDIRDEIRPKVLKGNARKLLNL, from the coding sequence ATGCTCAATCCGGACGATGTGATCGCCATCGACATCCATACCCATGCCGAGGAGCCCTGCGGCGCCCATGGCGACGATGGCTACGACGATTTCCAGGCGGCGATGTCCGAATACTTCAAGTCGCCGCACAAGCACCCGCCGACCGTGCCGGAGACCGCCGCCTATTATCGCGCCAAGAAGATCGCCGCGGTGATCTTCCCGGTGGACGCCGAGCGGGAGACGGGCTTCCGCCGCTACAACAACTACGAAATGGCCGAGCTCGCGGCGCAAAACTCCGACGTGCTCATCCCGTTTGCCAGCATCGATCCGGCCAAGGGCAAGGTCGGCGCCCGCGAGGCGCGCAAGCTGATCGCCGATTACGGCATCAAGGGATTCAAGTTTCACCCCACCATGCAGGGCTTCTATCCCAACGACCGAATGGCCTATCCGCTCTACGAGGCCATCGCCGACGCCGGCAGCATCGCGCTGTTTCACACCGGCCAGACCGGCGTCGGCTCGGGCATGCGCGGCGGCAACGGCATGCGGCTGAAATACTCCAACCCGATGTATATCGACGACGTCGCGGTGGACTTCCCCGACATGAAGATCATCCTCGCTCACCCGTCGTTTCCCTGGCAGGAAGAGGCGCTGTCGGTCGCGACCCACAAGCCGAATGTCTATATCGACCTCTCCGGCTGGTCGCCGAAATATTTCCCGCCGATCCTGGTGCGCTACATCAACAGCATTCTGCAGGACAAGATGCTGTTCGGCTCCGACTGGCCGGTGATCACGCCGGATCGCTGGATGGCCGACTTCGCCAAGCTCGACATCCGCGACGAGATCCGGCCCAAGGTGCTCAAGGGCAATGCGCGCAAGCTGCTCAACCTCTGA
- a CDS encoding sigma-54 dependent transcriptional regulator, translating into MPTRILIADDDAVQRRLVENMVQRFGYEAVVVDSGDAALAVLTATDAPEIDAMVLDLVMPGLDGLGVLAKMREAGIAVPVIVQTAHGGIDNVVSAMRAGAQDFVVKPVGAERLQVSLRNALTTSALKGELQRIRHSREGRLTFKDIVTRSEAMEKVLRTAKKAAAASIPVLIEGESGVGKELIARAVHGSSERSSKPFVAVNCGAIPDNLVESILFGHEKGAFTGATEKHTGKFVEASGGTLFLDEVSELPLAAQVKLLRALQEGEVEAVGGRRPVKVDVRIISATNRQLLDHVKAGHFREDLFYRLHVLPLTVPPLRARREDIPLLARHFLARFCAEESRHITGVDAEAMARLAQADWPGNVRQLENTLYRAVVMSDGVQLTLADFPQLTAASPAPASSPAPADMALTLTPAQPAVVSAAEIPIAPPLPTAGQLAMLSGDGEIRPLDELENEIIRFAISYYRGQMSEVARRLKIGRSTLYRKLEEAAPAGDGE; encoded by the coding sequence ATGCCCACGCGTATCCTCATCGCCGACGACGACGCTGTTCAGCGCCGGCTGGTCGAAAACATGGTGCAGCGATTCGGATACGAAGCGGTCGTGGTTGACAGCGGCGACGCCGCGCTGGCGGTGCTGACGGCGACCGACGCGCCGGAGATCGATGCCATGGTGCTCGACCTCGTCATGCCCGGCCTCGATGGGCTCGGCGTGCTCGCCAAGATGCGCGAGGCCGGCATCGCCGTGCCGGTGATCGTGCAGACCGCCCACGGCGGCATCGACAATGTGGTCTCGGCGATGCGCGCCGGCGCCCAGGACTTCGTCGTCAAGCCGGTCGGCGCCGAACGACTGCAGGTCAGCCTGCGCAACGCCCTGACCACCAGCGCGCTGAAGGGCGAATTGCAGCGCATCCGGCACAGCCGCGAAGGCCGCCTCACCTTCAAGGACATCGTCACCCGCAGCGAAGCCATGGAGAAGGTGCTGCGGACCGCGAAGAAGGCCGCAGCCGCCAGCATTCCGGTGCTGATTGAAGGCGAATCCGGCGTCGGCAAGGAATTGATCGCCCGCGCCGTTCACGGCTCCAGCGAACGATCGAGCAAGCCTTTCGTCGCGGTCAATTGCGGCGCCATTCCCGACAACCTCGTCGAGTCGATCCTGTTCGGCCACGAAAAGGGCGCCTTCACCGGCGCCACGGAGAAGCATACCGGCAAATTCGTCGAGGCCTCCGGCGGCACGCTGTTCCTCGACGAGGTCAGCGAATTGCCGCTCGCCGCCCAGGTCAAGCTGCTGCGCGCGCTGCAGGAGGGCGAGGTCGAGGCGGTCGGCGGAAGGCGGCCGGTGAAGGTCGATGTCCGGATCATTTCGGCCACCAACCGGCAGTTGCTCGACCACGTCAAAGCAGGCCATTTCCGCGAGGATCTGTTCTACCGCCTGCACGTGCTGCCGCTCACGGTGCCGCCGCTGCGTGCCCGCCGCGAGGACATTCCGCTGCTGGCGCGGCATTTCCTCGCCCGGTTCTGTGCCGAGGAAAGCCGCCACATCACCGGCGTGGACGCCGAGGCCATGGCGCGCCTCGCCCAGGCCGACTGGCCGGGCAACGTCCGCCAGCTCGAGAATACGCTGTACCGCGCCGTGGTCATGAGCGATGGCGTTCAGCTGACCCTCGCCGACTTCCCGCAGCTCACGGCGGCCTCGCCCGCCCCAGCCTCGAGCCCGGCTCCCGCCGACATGGCCCTGACGCTGACCCCCGCCCAGCCCGCGGTGGTGTCCGCGGCGGAGATTCCGATTGCCCCGCCGCTGCCGACTGCCGGCCAGCTCGCGATGCTGTCGGGCGACGGCGAAATCCGCCCCCTGGACGAACTCGAAAACGAAATCATCCGCTTCGCGATTTCCTACTACCGCGGCCAGATGTCCGAGGTGGCTCGCCGCCTTAAAATCGGCCGTTCGACGCTCTACCGCAAGCTCGAGGAGGCCGCGCCGGCCGGCGACGGCGAATGA
- a CDS encoding DUF882 domain-containing protein: MLSRFARANRVASFPRACLRFGVASLLLIGGLSSVHDASATGDTRTLSFHHTHSGEDITVTFKRNGRYDEAALKELNHYLRDWRTQDQTTMDRHLFDVLWEVYRDVDAKQPIQIISSYRSPATNAMLRRRSSHSGVARSSQHMLGHAMDFYIPGVPLEQIRFAGLRLQRGGVGFYPTSGSPFVHLDTGNVRHWPRMTREQLVRVFPNGRTVHVPSDGNPLPGYELALADLQRRKADDGSGSGRNFLASLFRGKATAPDDDEEGAPSAADGKAAPSALVASINAGKTAAAKIDTAKIDAAKTDTGKIEAANTEAVPLPRAKPASYRVASATSQPVVLAAAAAPATPAAEPIKAAAAPKPQTPADIINSRGFWGDEPAKAKQASPEQIAALAARNAFASMDPAADKDQVLAYAPGRVLDRSRIVTASAPMPRLHAPLPARHAGAEITTIVTKGQQGRSATITTASRIAPANMNTAWMRAMIMTPSISTGMLAVSFGDQDMTTMRHLFIKPTSTVATTFSGESQSVLSCERFSGSAMTPVAITAFTLASLR; the protein is encoded by the coding sequence GTGCTGAGCCGTTTCGCGCGCGCCAATCGTGTCGCGTCGTTCCCGCGGGCCTGCCTGCGGTTCGGCGTCGCGTCGTTGCTGCTGATCGGCGGTCTGTCGAGCGTTCATGACGCCTCTGCCACCGGCGACACCCGCACCCTCTCCTTCCATCACACCCATTCCGGCGAAGACATCACCGTCACCTTCAAGCGCAATGGCCGCTACGACGAGGCGGCGCTGAAGGAGCTCAACCATTATCTGCGCGATTGGCGGACCCAGGACCAGACGACGATGGATCGCCATCTGTTCGATGTCCTGTGGGAGGTCTATCGCGACGTCGACGCCAAGCAGCCGATCCAGATCATCTCGTCCTACCGCTCGCCGGCCACCAACGCGATGCTGCGGCGGCGCTCCTCCCACAGCGGCGTCGCCCGCTCCAGCCAGCACATGCTCGGCCATGCCATGGACTTCTACATTCCCGGCGTGCCGCTCGAGCAGATCCGTTTCGCCGGCCTGCGGCTGCAACGTGGCGGCGTCGGCTTCTATCCGACCTCCGGCTCGCCCTTCGTCCATCTCGATACCGGCAATGTCCGGCACTGGCCGCGCATGACGCGCGAGCAGCTGGTCCGCGTCTTCCCGAACGGCCGCACGGTTCACGTGCCCTCCGACGGCAATCCGCTGCCAGGCTATGAACTGGCGCTCGCCGACCTCCAGCGCCGCAAGGCCGACGACGGCTCGGGTTCCGGCAGGAACTTCCTCGCCTCGCTGTTCCGCGGCAAGGCGACGGCGCCCGACGACGACGAGGAAGGCGCGCCGAGCGCGGCCGACGGCAAGGCGGCTCCGTCGGCGCTGGTCGCCTCGATCAACGCCGGCAAGACCGCCGCCGCCAAGATCGATACTGCCAAGATCGATGCTGCCAAGACCGATACCGGAAAGATCGAGGCCGCCAACACCGAAGCCGTGCCGCTGCCGCGGGCCAAGCCGGCGAGCTACCGAGTGGCCTCCGCGACCTCGCAGCCGGTGGTCCTCGCGGCGGCGGCGGCCCCCGCGACGCCAGCTGCCGAGCCGATCAAGGCCGCTGCAGCGCCGAAGCCGCAGACGCCCGCCGACATCATCAATTCCCGCGGCTTCTGGGGTGACGAGCCGGCCAAGGCGAAACAGGCGAGCCCCGAACAGATCGCGGCACTCGCCGCCCGCAACGCCTTCGCCTCGATGGATCCGGCGGCCGACAAGGATCAAGTCTTGGCCTATGCGCCGGGGCGGGTGCTCGACCGCTCGCGCATCGTCACCGCCAGCGCGCCGATGCCGCGGCTGCACGCGCCGCTGCCGGCCCGGCATGCCGGCGCCGAGATCACCACCATCGTCACCAAGGGTCAGCAGGGCCGTTCGGCGACGATCACGACTGCGTCGCGGATCGCGCCCGCCAACATGAACACGGCATGGATGCGGGCGATGATCATGACGCCGAGCATTTCGACCGGAATGCTCGCGGTCTCGTTCGGCGATCAGGACATGACCACGATGCGGCACCTGTTCATCAAGCCGACGTCGACCGTCGCGACGACCTTTTCCGGCGAATCGCAGTCCGTCCTGAGCTGCGAGCGCTTCTCCGGCTCGGCCATGACGCCGGTGGCGATCACCGCCTTCACCCTCGCCTCATTGCGCTGA
- a CDS encoding DUF1244 domain-containing protein: MAIDDKTRTELEAAAFRRLVGHLRERTDVQNIDLMNLAGFCRNCLSNWLKDAADERGIALTKDESREAVYGMPYETWKATYQREASTDQLEALKKSHPGH; encoded by the coding sequence ATGGCCATCGACGACAAGACCAGAACGGAGCTGGAGGCCGCCGCCTTCCGCCGCCTCGTCGGGCATCTGCGCGAGCGTACCGACGTGCAGAACATCGATCTGATGAATCTGGCCGGCTTCTGCCGCAATTGCCTCTCCAACTGGCTCAAGGATGCCGCCGACGAGCGCGGTATTGCCCTGACCAAGGACGAGAGTCGCGAAGCCGTCTACGGCATGCCCTATGAAACCTGGAAGGCGACCTACCAGCGCGAGGCGTCGACGGATCAACTCGAAGCCTTGAAGAAGAGCCATCCGGGCCACTGA